The following proteins are co-located in the Microbulbifer sp. VAAF005 genome:
- the imuA gene encoding translesion DNA synthesis-associated protein ImuA, which produces MGSAENFIENNQLDRQAKHQKLAQLLTRADIWQAANEPRRQQNGIASGFPSLDALLANHGWPRGATTELLMDQMGIGELTLLLPALADLTQRGQMVIMVNPPHIPYAPSLANSGIRLENLLMLHPRGPKDTLWAIEQSLQSGSCGALLSWQGRQSLNHKDLRRLQLAARNGDCLHFHFRPQCESANPSPASLRLQLTPREGELALRLSKQLGGNSGQNLYLARAAKLVRQDQPMH; this is translated from the coding sequence GTGGGCAGCGCAGAAAACTTCATAGAAAACAATCAGTTAGACCGCCAGGCAAAACACCAGAAACTGGCACAGCTACTCACCAGAGCCGATATCTGGCAAGCAGCGAATGAGCCCCGACGGCAGCAAAACGGCATCGCCAGTGGTTTTCCAAGCCTCGATGCCCTCCTTGCGAACCACGGCTGGCCAAGAGGGGCCACTACTGAGCTACTTATGGACCAGATGGGTATCGGTGAACTCACCCTATTACTTCCGGCCCTGGCAGATCTCACTCAGAGGGGGCAAATGGTCATAATGGTCAATCCACCCCATATCCCCTATGCGCCCTCATTAGCCAACAGTGGTATCCGCCTTGAGAACCTGCTGATGCTGCACCCCCGAGGCCCCAAGGATACTCTCTGGGCGATCGAGCAATCCCTACAATCCGGAAGCTGTGGTGCCTTACTCAGCTGGCAGGGGCGGCAATCCCTGAACCATAAAGATCTTCGTCGCCTGCAGCTCGCTGCCCGCAATGGGGACTGTCTGCACTTCCACTTTCGCCCTCAGTGTGAATCAGCAAACCCCTCACCCGCGAGCTTGCGCCTACAGCTCACTCCCAGGGAAGGAGAGCTGGCACTAAGGCTTTCAAAGCAATTGGGCGGAAATTCAGGCCAAAACCTCTATTTGGCAAGAGCAGCAAAACTGGTCCGACAGGACCAACCAATGCACTGA